From Halorubrum salinarum, the proteins below share one genomic window:
- the secF gene encoding protein translocase subunit SecF — MVAIEVPEVNYTDYSNRQLAAVPLAFLVLALAIIGGWVVATGAPANLGLEFTGGVELRVADEANGDVEQQIRTAFDREPDSVRTIPGDDVVVVTFQAAEDDPEGLANDLQDQAEAAGLTTTAVDQVSPSFASDTARTALFGVALAFLGMSVLVFALFRTFVPSIAVVASAFSDLVIPIATMNLLGIQMTLGTIAALLMIIGYSVDSDILLNDSVLRRTGEFYESVSRAMRTGVTMTLTSIAAMVVMAVVASVFGVGLLRDIGIILSVGLCADLMNTYLLNVSLLRWYKFEGVAR, encoded by the coding sequence ATGGTAGCGATCGAGGTGCCGGAGGTCAACTACACCGACTACTCGAACCGGCAGCTCGCGGCGGTGCCGCTCGCCTTTCTGGTCCTCGCGCTGGCGATCATCGGCGGCTGGGTCGTGGCCACCGGTGCGCCGGCGAACCTCGGACTGGAGTTCACCGGCGGCGTCGAGCTGCGAGTCGCGGACGAGGCGAACGGGGACGTCGAACAGCAGATCCGGACGGCCTTCGACCGCGAGCCCGACTCGGTCCGGACGATCCCCGGCGACGACGTGGTCGTCGTGACGTTCCAGGCGGCCGAGGACGACCCGGAGGGGCTCGCGAACGACCTCCAGGACCAGGCGGAGGCGGCCGGCCTGACGACGACCGCGGTCGACCAGGTGTCGCCGAGCTTCGCGAGCGACACCGCGCGGACCGCGCTGTTCGGCGTGGCGCTCGCGTTCCTCGGGATGAGCGTGCTGGTGTTCGCGCTGTTCCGGACGTTCGTTCCCTCCATCGCGGTCGTCGCGTCCGCGTTTTCCGACCTCGTGATACCGATCGCGACGATGAACCTCCTCGGCATCCAGATGACGCTCGGAACGATCGCGGCGCTTTTGATGATCATCGGGTACAGCGTCGACTCGGACATCCTCTTGAACGACTCCGTGCTGCGCCGGACCGGCGAGTTCTACGAGTCGGTCAGCCGCGCGATGCGGACCGGGGTGACGATGACGCTCACCTCCATCGCCGCGATGGTCGTGATGGCCGTCGTCGCCTCGGTGTTCGGGGTCGGGCTCCTCCGTGACATCGGGATCATCCTCTCGGTGGGCCTCTGTGCCGACCTGATGAACACGT
- a CDS encoding DUF5812 family protein: MTDEKESTFLVTHVESDSAVLKDVHDGQVHTLSSNPGLDVDDAVEATVAPDPPMEVTYQVIEVAERRSLSIEESPEPPTVHERELAAETATGELSREERAGVGEVHVLTPPESETEAAVADVIDDREGTLSRAARLGVNRVEIRSEPGVVAVRYLP, from the coding sequence ATGACCGACGAGAAGGAGAGCACGTTCCTCGTCACGCACGTCGAGAGCGACTCGGCCGTGCTGAAGGACGTCCACGACGGACAGGTCCACACGCTGAGTTCGAACCCCGGCCTCGACGTCGACGACGCCGTCGAGGCGACCGTCGCCCCGGACCCGCCGATGGAGGTGACCTATCAGGTGATCGAGGTCGCGGAGCGCCGGTCGCTGTCGATAGAGGAGAGCCCGGAGCCGCCGACCGTCCACGAGCGGGAGCTCGCCGCGGAGACCGCGACGGGAGAGCTCTCCCGCGAGGAGCGCGCGGGCGTCGGCGAGGTCCACGTGTTGACGCCGCCGGAGTCGGAGACGGAGGCGGCGGTCGCGGACGTGATCGACGACCGCGAGGGGACGCTCTCGCGCGCGGCCCGGCTCGGCGTGAACCGCGTCGAAATCCGGTCGGAGCCCGGCGTCGTCGCCGTGCGGTACCTCCCGTAG